CTCACGACACGAGCTGACGACAGCCATGCACCACCTGTCTTAGTGTCCCCGAAGGGTATTACCTATCTCTAGGCTTTTCACTAGATGTCAAGACCTGGTAAGGTTCTTCGCGTTGCTTCGAATTAAACCACATGCTCCACCGCTTGTGCGGGCCCCCGTCAATTCCTTTGAGTTTTAACCTTGCGGTCGTACTCCCCAGGCGGAGTGCTTAATGCGTTAGCTGCAGCACTGAGAGGCGGAAACCTCCCAACACTTAGCACTCATCGTTTACGGCATGGACTACCAGGGTATCTAATCCTGTTCGCTACCCATGCTTTCGAACCTCAGCGTCAGTTACAGACCAGAGAGCCGCCTTCGCCACTGGTGTTCTTCCATATATCTACGCATTCCACCGCTACACATGGAGTTCCACTCTCCTCTTCTGCACTCAAGAAAAACAGTTTCAGCTGCACTTCCCCGGTTAAGCCGAGGGCTTTCACAGCTGACTTGTTCTCCCGCCTGCGTTCGCTTTACGCCCAATAAATCCGGACAACGCTTGCCACCTACGTATTACCGCGGCTGCTGGCACGTAGTTAGCCGTGACTTTCTGGTTGATTACCGTCAAATAAGAATCAGTTACTACCCTTATCCTTCTTCACCAACAACAGAGCTTTACGATCCGAAAACCTTCTTCACTCACGCGGCGTTGCTCCATCAGACTTGCGTCCATTGTGGAAGATTCCCTACTGCTGCCTCCCGTAGGAGTTTGGGCCGTGTCTCAGTCCCAATGTGGCCGATCAGTCTCTCAACTCGGCTATGCATCATTGCCTTGGTAAGCCGTTACCTTACCAACTAGCTAATGCACCGCGGGCCCATCCTTTAGTGACAGCTCGAAAGCCGCCTTTCATAGCTTGAGCATGCGCTCTTGCTTCTTATTTGGTATTAGCACCTGTTTCCAAGTGGTATCCCAAGCTAAAGGGCAGGTTGCCCACGTGTTACTCACCCATCCGCCGCTCGCGCTTTTATCTTCCTACCCGAAGGTATTCCGTTAAAATTGCTCGCTCGACTTGCATGTATTAGGCACGCCGCCAGCGTTCGTCCTGAGCCAGGATCAAACTCTCATTTTTAATGTTTGTTTGAATGTTTGCTCATTCGTTCCAAGATTTGCATCTCGGATTTATTTGCTTGCGAAATTGACTTCGCTCTTTTGTTTTGGGTTACTTCTAACCCGCACATTTTTGCGAAAACATTGTTCAGTTTTCAAGGTACTACCTGCGACGCTCGTAAACGCCGCTGTTTTATTTTGCCAGATCTTTGTCCTCTTGTCAAGAACTTTTTTTCTGACCTCGCTGTTGCCTTTTTACAACAGCGTTTATTATCTTACTAAACTAGCTCTTAGTTGTCAACTAGTTTTTTCGGATTTTTTTCGCCCTCTTCCGCTTGGCTCTTGCCTTGCGCCCGACGACAGTTATTAATATTAGCAACTCTTTTTTACTTTTGCAAGTCTTTTTTACAAAAAAAAGAATGTTATTGCTAACATTCTTCTCTTACGCCCTAATCTTTAGAGTCTGTTTCCGTTCGATCAATATTTTTTAAAAGCAAGTTAATGCACTGGTACACATCCCTGATATCGTATTTACACCTATGTAAAATCCAATTATAAATAATTGCGTATATCCCGCTAGCTACCAAATTAACTTGTCTTACGGAAAATGCTCCTCGTGGACGCATATAATTTTCGATTGCAGTGGCCATTTCTTTTTGTAAAATTTCAAAGTAGGTACTTGAATCTTTTGAAATAAGGATGATGTTTAGGAAAAAATACTTATCATTTTTTATTTTTTCTAACATACGGAAAAAGATACTGTTTAATTTTTCATTTTCCTCACCACGCAATTCTCGTCTGAGCTGTAAAGTCATAACTGAAGCAAACAAGTCACAAATATTTTCGTACCGTGTATAAAAATAGCTTCGCTCAATCTTCGCCTCCTTACAAAATTCAACTACAGTATACTTCTTAACAATCTGACCAGAAAGTTTCGCTAATAAAACTTCTTCAGATTTTTTGATTTTTATCATGTTTATCCCTTCTTTTTTCTTATGGTACGATAAATAATATAGCAATAAAAACGCTATCATACAATACGTTTTATTAAAAAATTATTGTAAAATTGCTTTTTCCTAATAATTTTTCTACAAAAGGCTTTATCTGTCTGCAAATAGCAATAGCAAAAAATACAATTTTACATAATAAAAAGCACAATCGCCTATTGATGATTGTGCTTTTTAATTTTATGAGCGATCTTCACGTCGCTTCTTCCGTTGCTGTTTTGCTTTCCGAATTTTATGACGCTGTTCAATTTTATTTTTTTGCGCCTTATCTTGTTGAATAACTCGTTTAATCTTCTTTTTATAACCAGGTTTACGTTTCTTTTTTGCCTTTTTAACGTAGCCGTTTACCCGATTATCAATTGCGTAGGATGAATTATTTCGCTCATTACGACTGTGATAATGCTTACGAGGAACCAACTCTCCGTTTTTTATTTCAACAAAATCAAAGTGAATCCCCATTTTTTCTAGACTAGCAATGCGATTCATTTCTTCTGCTTTAATCAAAGTAACGGCATGTCCAGCTAACCCATTCCGCCCAGTTCGTCCGATACGGTGAATGACAAACTCTAAATCACGGGGAATTTCATAATTAACGACTAAGCTGACACCAGCAATATCTAAACCACGTGCAGCCAAATCAGTTGCAACCACGTACTGATACTGACCTGCTTCAACCTCTCGCAATGTCCGTTTTCTTTCCCGTTCAGTGATTCCACCATGAATTTTCGCTACTTTTAGTCCCTGATCCTGCAAGTAGCGAGTTAAATCATCAACTGTTTGCTTTGTATTAGCAAAAATAACAGCCAAATAGGGCTGACCCAAAGTTAACAATTGATGCAGGACTGCTTTTCTATTTTTGGAGCCAATATCAAGTAAATCATTTTTAATGGTTGGCGAAATTACTGCTGGGTTATCAATTACAATTTGCTCCGGCTTAGACATATATTTGCGCAAGAAGTTTGCTAGTTTTACCGGAATCGTTGCTGAAAAGGCAGCCAAAGTGGTGTCTTTTGGCAATCTTTGCGCAATAAAATCAATATCGGCTAAAAAGCCCATATCTAAGGTCATATCTGCTTCATCAATGACAAAGTCTTTAACATAATCTAAAAGTAAGATTTTCTTTTCAACAAAATCATGTAAACGTCCGGGAGTCGCAATAACTACTTGCGGTTTATGATTGTCAATTTTTTTAAGCTGCCGCTCACGATCACTGCCGCCGGCAAAATGAGCAATTGAAATATTTAGCCCAGCAGCATCACGTAACTCACGGGCAACTTGGTAAAGCTGCTCTGACAGTTCACGACTTGGTGCAGTCAAAATAGCCTGAGGATACTCAAGCTTTTCGTCAATCTCATTTAGAACCGGAATTAAAAAGGAATGGGTCTTACCTGAACCGGTTACCGCCTGCACAAC
This genomic window from Lactobacillus panisapium contains:
- a CDS encoding DEAD/DEAH box helicase encodes the protein MNNIFTNENIKPAIRQGLAKIHFTEPTKVQEKVIPVLLAHKNAVVQAVTGSGKTHSFLIPVLNEIDEKLEYPQAILTAPSRELSEQLYQVARELRDAAGLNISIAHFAGGSDRERQLKKIDNHKPQVVIATPGRLHDFVEKKILLLDYVKDFVIDEADMTLDMGFLADIDFIAQRLPKDTTLAAFSATIPVKLANFLRKYMSKPEQIVIDNPAVISPTIKNDLLDIGSKNRKAVLHQLLTLGQPYLAVIFANTKQTVDDLTRYLQDQGLKVAKIHGGITERERKRTLREVEAGQYQYVVATDLAARGLDIAGVSLVVNYEIPRDLEFVIHRIGRTGRNGLAGHAVTLIKAEEMNRIASLEKMGIHFDFVEIKNGELVPRKHYHSRNERNNSSYAIDNRVNGYVKKAKKKRKPGYKKKIKRVIQQDKAQKNKIEQRHKIRKAKQQRKKRREDRS